The window GGGTGCGCGGGGCGTTCCATTCCGTTTCTGCGCTGTGACTCATCCATCTGCCGGCGAATGCGTGCACGCTGTGCTTCACGTTCCTCACGTTCGCGCTGCGCAATGCGCAGACGTTCCGTCTGCAGTTCCTCGGAGCTGTAGCAGACGCGTGCCTGCCGAACGATCTCCGGCAGCTGCGTGTAGAGATACCGACCGGGGCAGGCGGTCGCATTCAGGTCGCGATGCCCCTTTACAGTGGACTGCCATACGGGATCGAGTTGGTAGACAGTGCAGAGTGATGCGATGAGGCGTGCCGCCGAGGCTTTCTGCGCCTCTGTCGGAGTACCGATCTCGAAGTTGCCGGCGAGGTTGATGCCGACCGTATGACGGTTCTCTCCGTAGACATGGGCACCGACCGTGCCGAGCGGCCGTCCCTCCTCGATTGTGCCGTCCTTGCGGATGATGAAATGATAGCCGATGCCCGCCCATCCTTGATTCAGATGCCATGTATGCACTGTTTCTGCCGCGACATCGTCATCCGTTGCCATGCCGACATGATGAACGACGATACAGTCTGTCACAAAGCGGTTTTCGAGCGATCCGAATTTCAAATGTGTCGGACGAACGGTGACACCGGGCAGCACCGATGGAATGTACCATGATGCCTCTGCTGCGGCAGGGAAGAAGGGAAAGACGGCAGCACCGATGCCGACGAGTGCCAGACGGCGTAAAAATTCTCTACGAGTCATGTGGGATCTCCTGATAGGAATACGTTTGGTTACTGAGATGGAGCTCCGCGTCATGAAGGGCAAAAAGTGTCGAGCGATGCCCGACGCTGATGATGCTTGCGTTGGGGAGTTCCTGATGCAGCAGCGCATAGAGCGCGTGCTCGCGTGCCTCGTCGAGGGCGGATGTCGCCTCGTCGAGGAAGATCCAGTCGGGGCGGATGAGCAGGATGCGTGCAAAGGCAAGCCGCTGCTGTTCACCAAGTGAGAGGATGCGGCTCCAGTCGTCCACATCGTCGAGACGTGCAGCAAAATGATCCATGCCGACCAGCTTCAAAATACGTGCGATTTCCGCATCGGATGCCGCTGCCGTACGCGGATAGGAGAGTGCGCGGCGCAGCGAACCGAGGACGAGATAGGGGCGTTGGGGGAGAAAGAGGCGCTTTGCCCCCTGCGGCAGTGCGATCGTACCCTTGCCGTACGGCCAAATCCCCGCGAGTGCACGGAGCAGGGTGCTCTTTCCTGCACCCGATGCGCCTGTCACGAGCACATGACTGCCGCGCACAAGATGCAGTGTGCATGACGTGAGGAGCGGTGTGCCGTCCGGAAGATCGATGGAGAGATCCTGTAGTATGAGGGCGTCGTTTGCTCCCTCGCTCCGCACAATATCACTCGTGACGCGTGCAGATTCCTCGATGTGCTGCGTAAATCCCGTCAGTCGCTGAATCACAGCGGCAAGTTCCGCGATGGAGCTGTAGGACTCGACGAAGAAGGAGAGTGCGTCCTGCACGCGTCCGAATGCCGAGATGGTCTGCATGAGTCCACCGAGTGCCATTTCGCCCGCGTAGTAGCGCGGCGCTGCCATGATGAGCGGAAAGATGATCGCGAGCTGACCGTAGCCGTTGACGTAGAAGTTCAGCAGCTTCGTACGGCGCATGAGCCCCCAGTAATTCTTGATGACGTTTGCGAACCGCTCCTTGAACCCGACCCCTTCCGCCATCTCACCGCGGTAAAATGCGATGCTCTCGCTGTTTTCGCGCACGCGCATCATGCTGAAACGAAAGTCCGCCTCATAGCGCTGCTGATCGAAGTTCAGACGGATGAGCTTCTTTCCGACGATGTGGACGAAATACGTCCCCAGTCCCGAGTAGAGGAGGGACAGCCAGAACATATAGCCGTAGACTGTGAACTCTGTACCGCCGATGGGGACGGTAACTGCACCCGAGAGATTCCAGAGTACGACGGCAAATGCCCCGAGCGTCGTCAGCTGCTTGAGGATGCCGACGAGGAGCGTCAGCGTCAGGCTGACGAACTGGTTGATGTCCTCGCTGATGCGCTGGTCAGGGTTGTCCGTATCGCTGCGCAGTACCTGCAGACGGTAGTAGACCTGTCCGTGCATCCAGCGTGCGAGATACTGCTCCGTCATCCATGTGCGCCAGTTGATCGTAAGCATTTGCCGCAGATAAACAGCGTAGACTGCAATGACAATATAGATGAACGCGAGTCCCGTGAACTCACCGATGAGCGGCCAGAATGATGCCCAGTCATACGCCTGCAGCGCGTCGTAGAACACACGGTACCAGTCGTTGATCCGCACGAGCAGGTACACCATGATGAGATTCAGTGCAATGACCGCCGCGAGCAGACCGCGCGCCTTCCATTTTTCGGGGGAACTCCAATATCCTTTGAACAGCTGCCAGAAGCCGTGCAAGAGGGGTAGCTTCAATCCATAACCTCCATTCGTCGAAAGAACGGCTTTCATTATAGTATTTTTTTACGTGGTCTGCAAGAGATTCCCTAAGAGTAATAAAAATAATGATATTTGTTATCGTTGACGTGAATAAAAATATATAGTAGAATAAATTCGTTTATGATGGATGGCGCGGGTGATTCTTACAGAAGGGAAGGAACGGTTACACAATGGGCTTTCTTGCACAGGGGATGAATTTTTTTCAGCAGGGCGGACTGGTCATGTACTTCCTGCTTGCAGCGTCGATCTTTGTTGTATTCATCGGCATTGAGCGTGCGTTCTACTTCGGGCGCATGGATGCGGGGCGTGCATTTGCACATGAGTTTATGCTGCATATCGCTAACGGCAGATATCAGGATGCTGTCACGCTGACGGATACGCATCGCGGCGCGATTGCGGACATCCTGTTCAGTGCGGTTACAAAGAACAGCAAGAACTCGCGCAAGATGTCCTCCTACATGGAGATCCAGTCGGGCATCGCGCTCTCGAAGCTGCGCAACCGTATGTACTATCTGAGCGTTATTGTCACAATGGCACCGCTGCTCGGACTCCTCGGTACGATCAGCGGCATGATCTCGACGTTCAGCGTGTTCAACATCGAGGCGGGCGAGCCGAGTGCCATTACGGGCGGTGTCGGCGAGGCTCTGATTGCAACAGCGATGGGATTGTGCGTCGCGATCATCGCCCTCGCGGTACACGCATATTTTTCCCAGCGCATCGAGAATATTGTCACGGATATGGAGATGTGTTTTTCCGCCGCCGAGAGCAACCGTGTAGAACTGGCGCGTGCGGCGGGGGTCAAGGGCGTGCTCGAAACCTCTCTGCATACCGGAGAAACGGCGGAAGGTGATGAGGCATGAGACTGCGCGACAGAAGGGCGTTTGAAAAACCTGAGGTCATGATTATCCCTATGATCGACATCATGTTTTTCCTGCTCGTGTTCTTCATCATGAGTACGCTCTACATGGTAAACCTAAAGACCGTGGATGTGAATCTGCCGAAGGCACAGACGGCACAGACCCAGCTGAACGTCACCTATCTCGTCACCGTACGCAAGGACGGCTCGCTCTGGCTTGAGGACAAGCAGATCGACGAAGCGACCCTCCTGCGCCGTGCGCGTGCCGAGAGTCAGAAGAACCCGCGTTTTGCCGTCGTCGTTCGCGCGGATGGGGATCTGAACTACAGCGGTGTTATGGAGCTGCTGGATAAGTTCCGCAAGGAGGGAATCACGCGATTCGGACTTGCGGCGGAGTGAGTACGTATATGAAAAGACCGAAGTCACTGCGGCTTCGGTCTTTGTGTTACGGCGATATTTCGGTGTACGGCTGCGCCTCAAGGCGTATCTCGAACGTGCGCGGCCATGGGTAGTATGCTGTGATATTGCTTTGCATAACACGCAGACGCATATCGTTCTGTATGAACGGGGCGCGAAATGCGGCGGTGGATTCATAGCTGCGGATGCGGCGGTTGAGGTCGTTTGTGAGCAGGTCGTTTGCCCAGCGCCAGTTGCGCGTGAGGTCGAGGTCTGCGGTGTTCCGATAGCCCGCTGTGCGGAGCGTATCGTTCACGCGGTCGATTGTTTCCTTTAGATAAAACTCGTCCTCTGCGATGCGTCCCGTGAGAAATGCGAGATTTGCATATGTGCTGCGCTCACGCTCCTCCTTATTGGGGGCTTTCTGCATGGCGCAGTGATAGAGGACAGCCTCTGCGAGTGCCGTACCGATGGCGTTGCTCGCCGTGTTCCATCCTGCATACGCCGTGAGCGCATTTACAGGCACATTCTTTTCCACCAGAATCGGGAGCAGCGTCTCCTCTGCGCGGAAGTGCCGCGCGAGATCGACGAGCGCGACATTTGTCCCTGCCGCGAGCATATTCTTGACGGCGGCTGCGGCGGGGGCGCGTGTGCCGAGTGTGTCCATCGCATTGTCGCCCGCCGAGAGAACGAGCGTCAGATCGCTGCGTCCACCATCCTCTGCAAGCGATGCGCCGAGCATTGCAATCTTTTCGCGTGCCGTTACATCGTTCGAGACCGCCATAAACGGGAAAATCATATCTGCCATATCCGCCCGCGCATAGCGCAGGGCGATGCGCGGAGCTGCGCCGCCGTGCGCACACAGATCATCGACCGCCATGCGTGCGAGCATGGTGAGCGCGATTTCATCCGCACCGTGCACAATCATCGCCCGCTCTTGGGCGATGTTTTTTTGTGTCAGCAGTGCGGCGAGCTCCATTTTTTTCAGATTGCCGACGGAATACTCCTCTCCGTCGTCCTGTCCGAGGATGAGGCGCGTGAGTACACCCTCCTCCGTGAGCTCGATGAGCATGGAGGCGAGTGCCGTGCTCTCGTCGAAGTGTGCGAGATATTTTTCCAGATCGTCGGGTGGGAACTCTCCGCGCAGCCGCTCCATCTCGTTCTCATCGACGGGCAGTCCCGCTCCCGCACGTCCGAGTAGACGCGCGTAGGCGAGTAGGGAACGCCGCTCACGCCAACCCTCGATCCCATCCTGCGGAATCGCACGCGGCAGGATGTAGAATGCGTGCAGGGGGACATTCGGGTGCGCCGTGTGCAGTGCGCGCAGATATGCGGCAAGCGCGTCGATGTCGGCATGAGAAATATGTGCCTCACGCGCCGCGAGCAGCCCGCCCGAGAGCAGCTGATCGATCGAGAGAATGACGGCGTCGGCATTTCCCATATGCTCCGCGAGCCAGCGGCGCATTTCCTCCGTTTCACCGGGTTTCGAGTAATAGTCCATATACTCTGTGGGCGGCGTTACAATCGTGCACCCGATGATCTTCCCGCCGTTTACGACAAACTCTCGGCACGGCGGGCGCGAGTCGAGCGGCACAAGGAGGAGCGGTCGTTGCCCCTCGGTGCTGTTATCCATCGCAGCGTGCAGCGTGCGCCACTGTCCCGTATCGCTCGGATGAAATACAACGTGAAAGAGGAGGAGGGAGAGCATAAGAAAAGCGGCGACCATCCCGAAATTCTGCCTCATGCGTTCCCTCCTCCCTTTTGGTGCATTCATTTCAACTGGAAGTATTTTACTGGATACTGCTGTGTTCTGCAATCCCGTGTTTGCTGTCGAATTGATTCCTGCGCGAAAAGGTGCAGGGAAAATTGCATCTTTTCATGCGCTATGACTGCTAGAATGTGGACATGGATAAGGCAGTGAGCACAACGGATGGAGGGATGACCTATGACGACGATGAATCACTTGAAGGTCAATCTGCACATTACCGAGCGGTGCAATTTCAAATGCCGGTACTGCTTCGCGCACTTCGAGAACAAGAATGATATGGGAATCTCCGATTGGAAGCGCGTGATCGATAATCTGAAGCGGAGCGGTATGGTGACGAAGATCAACTTTGCGGGCGGTGAGCCGGTACTGCACAAGGATTTTGCGGAGATCGTCGACTATGCCTACGGGCAGGGATTCCAGCTCTCCGTGATCTCGAACGGCTCGCTGCTGCTCGATCGGAAAAACTTGCCGCAGGACTTCTTTCGTAAAATCACGACGCTTGGGATTTCTGTAGACAGCATCGTACCGGAAACACTTCAAAAACTTGGCTGCTGCGATGCAGGCGACAATGTGTTGACGAAGGAGAAGCTGGCGCGGCTCTTGTCTGTGGCAAAAACGGAAAACCCCGATCTTATCATCAAGCTGAACACGGTCGTCACGAACCTAAACGCCGGGGAGAAGCTCACACATCTGGAACGGGAACTTCCGATTGCCCGATGGAAGTTCCTCAAGATGAAGCGTTTCGACGACGGGCAGCGCACGAACAAGAGCCTCGAAATCGACGAGGAGACGTTTCAGAACTTCCTGCGCAGCAACGCCCGTATGCAGGGGGAGAGTGTTCCCGAAAGCTCCCTTGCGCGTTCCTACATCATCATCGACAACCGTGGTTCTCTCATCGACAACGCAGAGGATCACTACAAGACCGTCGGCAGTCTGCTTCGTGAGGAATTTCGGACGGTGTTTTCCCGCTACGCATTCGATGAGGAACTCTATGCAAGCCGGTATGAACAGGTCGGATGAGGAGCGTTCTTCCCTCCGATCATTCTTGCAGATGATGTGTATATTCGGTAAAATAAGAGATAGCTTAGGAGGTGTGTGTTTTCATGAGACAGAACATTGCCATCAATTTTTTCAGTCCGGTACATATGGGGAAGGGCGTGGATGCAGCGACGGGGCTGCGTTTCGCCTGTGTGACAGAGAACCCGTTTATTCTGGAGGTGGGGACAGAGCCGTTCCCCGGCTTCCAGACGAACGAAGCCCCGCTTGCCAATGTGGTCGACCTGCTTGCACGGGATGGGGAGCAGTTGGATCGCGTCTATTGCCTCGTTACGCCGCAGTGCATCTCAAGAGCAATGGGCGGCGAGAATAGTGATCTTTTGGTGATTGAGAATGAGGCGCGGCGTATTTATCCGAGCCCGTTCGATTTTTGGTGTACCCGTATGAAGCGGCTGCGTCCTGCACTCACGGAAGCCATATTCATCCCGATCCTGCTCCGCTATCGTGAGGACGCTCTCATTGAGGATATTGAGGGTCATGTTGCATCCCTTACAGAACGCATCAAGGCAGATGCCGGCGGCTTCGCTGCATGGGGAGACTGTCACATCTATGCGGATATTACAGGCGGGGCGCGTTATGTCAACATGATGATGACCTCGGTTCTGCAATTCCTGCAATATGACGGTATGCAGATTGAGAAGATGCTCTATGCGGATTTTCATACCCTTTCGCAGGAGAACCGCATCTTTGACGTGCGTGCCGCTGGTGATGTTTATAAGTTGGTTGCGGGTGCGGATGCATTCGTCTCCTACGGTATTTCTCGAACCATCGAGGAATATTTCGGCTATGACGCAGCGACAGGTCGAGCGGCAAAACCCATTGGCAGTGCGCTCAAGGACGTACTCGGCGCAATGCACACGTTTTCCGATGTGATTCAGATCTGTCAGACGGGAAATGTGCCACACGCGTTAGACGGATTAAGTGAGGCACTTGCGGCATTCTTGGAGATGCCCGAAGAAGAACGTACGGTGGATGACCGTATGTTCATGCAGATCATAGATACGATCACAGAGGGGGATGGTGCATTGCTTGCGGTGGCGGACGACGAGACGGAACGCTATGAGGTCATCATCCGCTGGTGTGCAGAGAAGGGGCTCCTCCAACAGGCGATGACCTTTGCGACGGAGTGGCTGCCCGTCTGCTTCATCCGGCGCAAAATCGTCTATCCTCTGCCCATGCTCCGTTCCTGTGCGAGGTCGGCGGTGGATCGGATGCACCCCGGGTGGATGCAGAACTTCATCATCAGTCCGAACCTTTACTGGAATGCCATTCAGGAGCGCAAGAAAAAGAACGATCCGATTGTTCTTCAACTGGGGCTTGAAAAGTGTACATTTCAGCAGGGCGACCCCAACAGCAGTGAAGCACGGTGGGCGGCATGGCAGGATACATGGCAGCAACTGCTCGAAAAGGTGGAGGTCGTGCGGACGGATTGCGGAAAGAGTCTCATGTTTGACTGCTTGCGTACACACTTTTACCTGCGAGAGCGGCGAAATCTGATGAATCATGCAATCGCGGAAAATGTATCGCGCAGGGAAATCGGAGTGCTGCTCGACGATGCACTTACGGCACTTGCTGCGGCTACGGACAGGATACAGAAGGGAGCAATGTAACGTGCGGAAGGATATTATGCTTTGCTTTTTGAGCGATGTCAAAACCAAAGACGAAAAAATTTCTGTCGCAGAGTATCAGAACATAGGAGACCAAAAAGAATGTCATACAACGAATGAATCCGCTGTCCGCTATTTGCTATACGGATCGAATGAGCCTGTGGATAAGTTGTCGCGGCTCTTTCTCGTGCGGACGAACAAAGTTGCTGGAAATATTACTTGTCTTGTGAAAGAACAGGATTTGGAAGGCAAGCGGACTTCTCGCTACATAGACTACAAAGATGAGCAGGAGAGAACATGGACGCATTATAAGTATTTCTTGCACCGCATTTCTGAGCTTATAGCGGATACAGAGGAGATTGAAGATGTCAGGGTTAGGGACATTGTCGAACATATTGATTTTGATGAGGATGAGCCCATTGAAGAAAATATGAACGCACTTATCCGCGTTGCCTCCCGCGTACGCGCCTATGCGAAGAGCGTCCGAGAAGATGACCCTGCGGCAGAGATTGTTCTCCATGTTGACTGTACGGGCGGAATGCGCAACGCCTCTATGATTCTCGTTGCACTCATGCGTCTCCTCCAATATGAGCGCATCGAGATTGGTAAAGTTCTCTACTCGAATTTCAATCGAAATGACCCACAAAAGAATCGGGTGGAGGAAGTCAATCCCTTGTACTCATTCTTTGATCTCGTTGCGGGAGCGGAAGAATTCGTCCGTCATGGGGAAGTGACCGTGCTGAACAAGTTCTTTGAGAAGCGGGAGCGCAGCACCCATCTGGATACACTCCTCAATGCCATGCAGAAGTTTGCAGAGGAATTGAAGCTCTGCCATTACGGTGATTTGAGTGAGGCGATTACAGTCCTTCGAGATGCCATTCATGATTTTCCGGAGATCTCTCCCTCCGATGTATCATCGGCGGCAAAGCAGAACGACGACCTCATGCGTCAGATGCTTGGGCGCATTCAGGAGGACTATGCGCCGATTCTGAAGGAGAAACTCGACGACATCGCACTCATCCGATGGTGCATTTCTCATAATCTCCTTCAGCAGGCGATGACACTCTTTACCGAACGTGTGCCGGAGTCCTTGGTCAAATCAGAATTTTTGTGGATTCAACCCGCTTATCAAACAGATTTTTCCAACGAGCAAAAGAAGGATTCGATGAAGCGGACGGAAGCTTTCTATCTTGTCAATGTCTATCCGGAGCAACGCCGATATGTAGGACAACAGAAAGACACGCAGGACACGATGCTGAACCGAGGAAAACAGGTATGGAAGGAGCGGTTTGGAGAATTTCTGCAAAACCTTCTGACGGAGCCGCACCATGTAGAGAAGCAAGACATTCACAAGCTGCTTGAAAAGCCGTTGCTTGAATTCGATGAAATACGCTTAAGCAATGCAGCGGAATTGGGCAAAATTCTCTTTTCCATTCATACGATGTGCAGAGCGCAGGCGGGAGAGATTTCACCGGTAAGAGCAGAGATGAAAAAATATCTTGACTACGTTCAAACATGGGTTGCAGATAAAAAAGTAAGTAAAAATGATCTAAAAGAGGATATTTTTACAAAAGACGACCACGAGCTTGCGGGAACGATCATCAAATTCATGGAGGAAAAAGTTGGTCAGGCAAGGTTTTATCTTAGTGTAGAACGGATGCGTGGAGCAGTCAGAATGAACGAGGGGCGACTCTGTTCGTGGAATCCGGAAAAGGCACGCAGTATCCTCACACGGTATTTTGACATCAAGGATGAGCGGAACCATACGAGCCATGCCGGCAACAAAACAAGACGATTTGACGCTGCCGAATTGGAAAAGCAGATGAGCGTAGCACTTGATGAAATCGAGACTGTTTGCGCGAAAAAACCGGTGGAACGAAATGCGTTTATCAACCACACAAATCACCCCTCCTCGCGTTGGGAGGAAGGGCAGAGACGCGCCGTAGGAAAAGATCGAAAGATTATTGATTGGCCGTTTCCCTTAATTCCCGCCGATGGGGGGGAGGAGGAAGTGCGTCGCCTTGCGGAGGAGAATGCACGCATGATCCTTGCATATCGCCCTTCAGCGGTGCTTGTGCAGGGCGAGTTCAGTTATACTTTTGCCCTTGTCAGCATCTTGAAGGAGGCAGGAATCCCAACCCTCTCTGCGTGCAGTGAGCGCCTTGTGCATGAGCGCGTCGATGAAAACGGAGAAACGATACGCGAGTCACGCTTTGCATTTCGACGCTTCCGCACCTATTGATCCAATTCCTGCGGAGGGGCGCCGTATTCTCTTTGGTAGAGTTCCTGTGCCTTGCGGAGGCGGCGCACGATCTCGTCGCGGATAGATGTCGGTTCGAGGACGCGGGCATACGGACCGAGCGAGAGAATGCGGCGCAGCACATCTTCTTGTTCAAACGTGCAGAAATAAACGGTGAGATGATAGCTTCCATCCTGCTCAATGAACGCCTTTTTGTCAAAGGCTGAGAACAGCGTGTATGTTCGTTCACGTGCATTACGCGAATCATGAAAGGCAATCGTGACAAAATTGCTCTTCTTATCATCCGTGGTGCGACCGTTTTTCGACAGATATGCCTGCCATGCCTGCCGTGCCGCTTGAAAGGCTTCATATGGCATCGTTGTTGGGATGCAGAGAGGGAGCTGCTTCTCTGAAACAATATGCGGTTCATGCGTTTGTGCATCCCAGAGCAGGAGACTGTATATGCCGTTGGAGGCGTTTTGCCGAAGAAACAGCGGAATGTAGTTCTTCTTTTGGAAGGAGATTCCTTGATGCGTTCGGAGTGCGTATATTACGGTCGTCAACGCCGTATGAATTTCTGAGGGGCGTTGATCGAGCGGATGCCAAATCGGCTGACGTTTCCAACACGAGAGGTCAAAGGGGGCGATATTGACGAGTGCAGAAAGCAGTTTTTCCTTTAGTTCTTTTGACAGGAAGAGATCGGCTTCTTGCGTGAGTAGGCAGGTTTTCAGCCAGCGGCGTTCGAGCGTCGTCGGAAGAATAGGGATTTTGTTCTTCGGTGGAACAACGATGAGATCTTTGGGTGTCAGCTTATGGGCGGCATTTTCTTTGATTTTATCCGACGCTGCAGCAGTTATTTCAAAATGAAATGCCGCCATGATATATTGACAAAATAGGTGTTCATGCTCAATTCTGTAGTATGGCGCGTCACGTAATAACTTCTGCATGGTAGGCATTTCTTGCTCACGTTTTGCCATGTCACATAGACGATTGTGCCGGTCAATCAGCCAGCGATATGTACCTGCATGAACTTCTTGGAAGAGTGTGTCCATGGAGGATTTTGATTTCTGCTTATTATTGGCATCAGTGGGCTCTTGAGGTTCTTCGGATTCTGCTTCTGTGTCAATTATATTTGGATGTCCGTCGTAGAGCTGAAGCGTTTGCTCAATGCCGCAGCGCATATCCGTATGCAGATGCGTTTTCGTACTTGGCAAGATTTCGATATATGGCAGAAATGTACGGAGGAGAGGGAGATATTTTTTGGGGTCGCGGCAGAACAAGGAGCAGAGCACAGAATCATCTGCATCCTCATGGACAATGATTTTTGGGAGCTCGGCACGCAAACGCTGCATGACGATGTGCTTTTCGTCTGCTGTGTGAAAGAGGAAACGGAGATGTATGTCTGTTTTCCGAAATCTTTCCTTTCGATAAGATGGCGTAGAGGAGGGAGGATCGATGAGGCGGAGATCACTGATCTCCTCAATCCGCAGAAGGTGACGGGATGGTTTGTCCGACTTATATGTGAAAATTGCAATGAGCTGACGCCTTCCATCTCCCTGCTCATCTTCCCGTATTTCGAGTGGATGCACATCTGTGAGTTCGATGTTCGTGAAGCCTTCGTTTTCTTTGCGATGCCAAA of the Selenomonas dianae genome contains:
- a CDS encoding ABC transporter ATP-binding protein/permease; translated protein: MKLPLLHGFWQLFKGYWSSPEKWKARGLLAAVIALNLIMVYLLVRINDWYRVFYDALQAYDWASFWPLIGEFTGLAFIYIVIAVYAVYLRQMLTINWRTWMTEQYLARWMHGQVYYRLQVLRSDTDNPDQRISEDINQFVSLTLTLLVGILKQLTTLGAFAVVLWNLSGAVTVPIGGTEFTVYGYMFWLSLLYSGLGTYFVHIVGKKLIRLNFDQQRYEADFRFSMMRVRENSESIAFYRGEMAEGVGFKERFANVIKNYWGLMRRTKLLNFYVNGYGQLAIIFPLIMAAPRYYAGEMALGGLMQTISAFGRVQDALSFFVESYSSIAELAAVIQRLTGFTQHIEESARVTSDIVRSEGANDALILQDLSIDLPDGTPLLTSCTLHLVRGSHVLVTGASGAGKSTLLRALAGIWPYGKGTIALPQGAKRLFLPQRPYLVLGSLRRALSYPRTAAASDAEIARILKLVGMDHFAARLDDVDDWSRILSLGEQQRLAFARILLIRPDWIFLDEATSALDEAREHALYALLHQELPNASIISVGHRSTLFALHDAELHLSNQTYSYQEIPHDS
- a CDS encoding DUF4127 family protein, yielding MRQNFGMVAAFLMLSLLLFHVVFHPSDTGQWRTLHAAMDNSTEGQRPLLLVPLDSRPPCREFVVNGGKIIGCTIVTPPTEYMDYYSKPGETEEMRRWLAEHMGNADAVILSIDQLLSGGLLAAREAHISHADIDALAAYLRALHTAHPNVPLHAFYILPRAIPQDGIEGWRERRSLLAYARLLGRAGAGLPVDENEMERLRGEFPPDDLEKYLAHFDESTALASMLIELTEEGVLTRLILGQDDGEEYSVGNLKKMELAALLTQKNIAQERAMIVHGADEIALTMLARMAVDDLCAHGGAAPRIALRYARADMADMIFPFMAVSNDVTAREKIAMLGASLAEDGGRSDLTLVLSAGDNAMDTLGTRAPAAAAVKNMLAAGTNVALVDLARHFRAEETLLPILVEKNVPVNALTAYAGWNTASNAIGTALAEAVLYHCAMQKAPNKEERERSTYANLAFLTGRIAEDEFYLKETIDRVNDTLRTAGYRNTADLDLTRNWRWANDLLTNDLNRRIRSYESTAAFRAPFIQNDMRLRVMQSNITAYYPWPRTFEIRLEAQPYTEISP
- a CDS encoding MotA/TolQ/ExbB proton channel family protein translates to MGFLAQGMNFFQQGGLVMYFLLAASIFVVFIGIERAFYFGRMDAGRAFAHEFMLHIANGRYQDAVTLTDTHRGAIADILFSAVTKNSKNSRKMSSYMEIQSGIALSKLRNRMYYLSVIVTMAPLLGLLGTISGMISTFSVFNIEAGEPSAITGGVGEALIATAMGLCVAIIALAVHAYFSQRIENIVTDMEMCFSAAESNRVELARAAGVKGVLETSLHTGETAEGDEA
- a CDS encoding viperin family antiviral radical SAM protein; translation: MTTMNHLKVNLHITERCNFKCRYCFAHFENKNDMGISDWKRVIDNLKRSGMVTKINFAGGEPVLHKDFAEIVDYAYGQGFQLSVISNGSLLLDRKNLPQDFFRKITTLGISVDSIVPETLQKLGCCDAGDNVLTKEKLARLLSVAKTENPDLIIKLNTVVTNLNAGEKLTHLERELPIARWKFLKMKRFDDGQRTNKSLEIDEETFQNFLRSNARMQGESVPESSLARSYIIIDNRGSLIDNAEDHYKTVGSLLREEFRTVFSRYAFDEELYASRYEQVG
- a CDS encoding ExbD/TolR family protein codes for the protein MRLRDRRAFEKPEVMIIPMIDIMFFLLVFFIMSTLYMVNLKTVDVNLPKAQTAQTQLNVTYLVTVRKDGSLWLEDKQIDEATLLRRARAESQKNPRFAVVVRADGDLNYSGVMELLDKFRKEGITRFGLAAE
- a CDS encoding peptidoglycan recognition protein family protein; its protein translation is MTRREFLRRLALVGIGAAVFPFFPAAAEASWYIPSVLPGVTVRPTHLKFGSLENRFVTDCIVVHHVGMATDDDVAAETVHTWHLNQGWAGIGYHFIIRKDGTIEEGRPLGTVGAHVYGENRHTVGINLAGNFEIGTPTEAQKASAARLIASLCTVYQLDPVWQSTVKGHRDLNATACPGRYLYTQLPEIVRQARVCYSSEELQTERLRIAQREREEREAQRARIRRQMDESQRRNGMERPAHPTPSTPNPPVHPSPEKPALKPNKRPDLPKPNPRPAQRRIAT
- a CDS encoding TM1812 family CRISPR-associated protein — its product is MRQNIAINFFSPVHMGKGVDAATGLRFACVTENPFILEVGTEPFPGFQTNEAPLANVVDLLARDGEQLDRVYCLVTPQCISRAMGGENSDLLVIENEARRIYPSPFDFWCTRMKRLRPALTEAIFIPILLRYREDALIEDIEGHVASLTERIKADAGGFAAWGDCHIYADITGGARYVNMMMTSVLQFLQYDGMQIEKMLYADFHTLSQENRIFDVRAAGDVYKLVAGADAFVSYGISRTIEEYFGYDAATGRAAKPIGSALKDVLGAMHTFSDVIQICQTGNVPHALDGLSEALAAFLEMPEEERTVDDRMFMQIIDTITEGDGALLAVADDETERYEVIIRWCAEKGLLQQAMTFATEWLPVCFIRRKIVYPLPMLRSCARSAVDRMHPGWMQNFIISPNLYWNAIQERKKKNDPIVLQLGLEKCTFQQGDPNSSEARWAAWQDTWQQLLEKVEVVRTDCGKSLMFDCLRTHFYLRERRNLMNHAIAENVSRREIGVLLDDALTALAAATDRIQKGAM
- a CDS encoding CRISPR-associated protein translates to MNALIRVASRVRAYAKSVREDDPAAEIVLHVDCTGGMRNASMILVALMRLLQYERIEIGKVLYSNFNRNDPQKNRVEEVNPLYSFFDLVAGAEEFVRHGEVTVLNKFFEKRERSTHLDTLLNAMQKFAEELKLCHYGDLSEAITVLRDAIHDFPEISPSDVSSAAKQNDDLMRQMLGRIQEDYAPILKEKLDDIALIRWCISHNLLQQAMTLFTERVPESLVKSEFLWIQPAYQTDFSNEQKKDSMKRTEAFYLVNVYPEQRRYVGQQKDTQDTMLNRGKQVWKERFGEFLQNLLTEPHHVEKQDIHKLLEKPLLEFDEIRLSNAAELGKILFSIHTMCRAQAGEISPVRAEMKKYLDYVQTWVADKKVSKNDLKEDIFTKDDHELAGTIIKFMEEKVGQARFYLSVERMRGAVRMNEGRLCSWNPEKARSILTRYFDIKDERNHTSHAGNKTRRFDAAELEKQMSVALDEIETVCAKKPVERNAFINHTNHPSSRWEEGQRRAVGKDRKIIDWPFPLIPADGGEEEVRRLAEENARMILAYRPSAVLVQGEFSYTFALVSILKEAGIPTLSACSERLVHERVDENGETIRESRFAFRRFRTY